TTAAGGTCGGCAAAATGCCATTGGGACTTTTCTTGGGCCGATAGTGAATTTTACCGTTCTCAATCACCTCATCATAGGGTTCACGGTGGTAAAGAATCACTAGGGAAGATTTCATCAGATGGCCTCCTATTTGTCACGGTCATCTAGATCAATGGGGATGTCAAAGTTCGAGCGCCCACAACATCGCTGTATCTTTTGTAATGCTGTGGGCATGGACGAGTTGAGTTTTACCCCACAGAACCCGTCTCAAAATCCTTTGCAATCAGAGATGACCCCAAGATTACCCTATGCCAACATGCCCCACTCTGCAAATTAAGCCCTGATAAATGTTTGCTGCTTTCTGTTAGGCTGGACAACAGCAAAAACGCCCTTCATGTCGCAAAAACTGTGGTTGATTCCGCTTTCCCTGAGCCCGTTCTAGATGACCAAGAAACGCAAGTCTTACTAGACTGGGCCGCCAACATTGACCAATCTGACGCTACCTATTTTCAAACAGGCCAACTCCTCGCCACCCGATTAGGAGCCTATTACCGAGAAGACGGTCTCACAGAAATCGGTTTCTGGACACCTGGGCTGGCCGCTGAAGTGATTCAGTCCGAGCGCAGTATTTATCTAGAAGTGTTTACTCCCCTAGAAGCCATTAACTTCCGGGCTGCTGAGCAAGAAGTGACTTGGCAACGCGATCGCATCCCCCTCATCCTCCAGGGTGAATATATTTGGGGCGTGATTAAAGGACTTCGCCCCGGCACTCGCGACCAAGCAGGCAGCTTCTACTGGCTCCGCTATATCGACAATCAAGGACGCGTAAAAACCACTCGCGACCCCTTAGCCTATTCCCTCCCCTACGGGGTCTTTGCCCCCGCCGAACTCTATGACAGCGATCGGCTCCAGCGTCAGCGATCAGATTTGGACTATTTAAAGGCAACGGGGGCTCAGACAAAATCTCGCAAAGGATTCTTAGCATCTGACTTAAAAAATCCACCGCCTCGACTCCCGGCGCCGGTCTGCATCCTGCAGCTCCATGTTCATACCGCTTCTCCCGAAGGCACCCTTGCGGGCCTGACACGCATCTACCAGCGCATCTCAGACAAACTCGCTCAAGGGGAAGATCTCACCCCTGTAGAACAGAACTATGTGGGCTACGACGCCATCGAGCTATTGCCCATGGAGCCCACCATTGAATATCGCTTAGACCAAGACAACCACCACCATGAGTTCTTTGCCCGCCCCCCTGAGCCGACCAGTCTCACGGATGAAGATACCCAAACCATCAAAATCACCCTGCGAAAACCCAATACCCAGAATTGGGGCTACGACGTGCCCATTATTGGCTCCACAGCCACCAATCCATCCGTCCTAGAAACCCTGCGCCCCGACGAAATCATCGACTTTATTGCCACGCTCCATAATTTTTTTCAAGGGCCCATTCAAGTCATCTATGACCTGGTGTACGGCCATGCCGATAACCAGTGCGAAAAGCTCATTAGCCGCCAGTACTTGAAAGGCCCTAACATGTATGGCCAGGATTTAAACCACCAATTACCTGCAGTCCGTGCCATCCTCTTGGAAATGCAGCGTCGCAAAAACAATACCGGGGCCGATGGCATTCGAGTAGATGGGGGACAGGACTTTCGGTTTTTCAATCCCCTCACCAACTTAGTCGAACAGGACGACGGCTATCTAAGGGCTATGGGCAACATTGTCCAAGAGATAGAAGGCAACGAACGCCTGATGTTTACCATCTTTGAAGATGGCCGTCCTTGGCCCCAAGAGGGCTGGGAAGAGACCTCTCGCTATCTGGAGCTGGTTGAGCTCGAACCCCATTCCTACCAGTGGGGACCCCTAGTTTTTGCCCACAATACCCCAGCTCTCCAACACTTTTGGGATCAAAAATGGCGACGAGTCTGCGAGGTCATGTTCCAAGGCTCTAATTGGATTACCGGCTGCGCCAACCATGACACCGTTCGCCGGGGCAATCAAATCGATCCAGAAGGCCCGATTAACTGGCATTTGGGAGATACCCTCGTCGAGGTCACCAAAACCGCCTATGACAATCCTGCCATCAAGCTGTGGGTACTGGGGTTTTGCCCAGGCTTACCTATGGAATTTCTCAATGCCAACTTCCGAGGAGCTTGGGGCTTCTTCCGGAATACGGATGAGCTATATGGCGTCAAAGTGGTTTCCGAAGAAATTGGCTTCCTTGACTGGCAGCTCACACCAGAATTATTTCAGCCTCCTGAAGTGTTTCCCCAACTCAAAGCCCTCGGGTTTACGGATCTAGAGATGCTGCGTCAGTTTTCGAAAGCGTTGCAAGCCACCATGCTGGAATCAGATTACAACTTGGAAATGGTAGCGGAATCCTGTCGGCGTTGTTTTGCAGGAGAAACGAATGTCTGTACCAATATCAGTTTGGAATCATTGAAACATTCGGATCGTCCCGAATTTCTCAACGACTTGGATGTGCCTAAGCTGAAACAGTTTGCCCGAGCTTTTATGGAAGATGGCTATGACTTTTCCAACGTTAAACATTGGGGAGACAGCTTAAACCCTGAACAAGTGGCCTTCAATTTAGCCGCACGTCAATATCGGTTTGCTCATCCTTGGCTAGGCGAGAACTTAACCGAACGCGATCGCTTCAACCGCATCACCGAGGAAACCTACACCCTCTTCTATGGACAGCGCAGCCAGCATGGCCCTGGCATTGAACAGTCCGAAGATATTGTCATGGTTAGCCATATGGGAGGTGATCCCGCCACCGTTACTCTAGGGGACTGGTTACAGCTAGAACTAAGCGAATGGCGAGTCGTCTTGACCTCTCCCGGCTTAGAAATTGGTAATGATGTCGAAAGCTTAAGATCTTTTGAACTAAGGGACACTCAAGGGTTACTCCTAGAGAAGATTGTGTAAACCCTTCGAGGAAGATCATGACTTCAGCCACCTACATCATGGCCTTGGATTTGGGGACCACTGGCAATCGTGCCATTCTCTTCGACCAAGATGGCCAGATCGTCGATCAGGCCTATAAAGAGCTTCCTCAGTATTATCCTCAGCCGGGATGGGTGGAGCATGATGCCTTAGAAATCTGGCGTGATACCCGCTGGGCCATGGAAACGGTAGTCGCCCAAGCCAAAATTGATCCCGCTCAGATCGCTGCTATCGGACTGACCGTGCAGCGCGAGACCTGTTTGCTGTGGGATAAAACCACGGGGCAGCCACTGCACAAAGCCATTGTTTGGCAAGATCGACGCACCGCAGCCTACTGTAACCAGCTGGCAGAGCAAGGCCATACCCAGGATATTTACGATCGCACCGGTTTGGTCCTCGATGCCTATTTTTCAGGGAGTAAGTTAGCGTGGCTCCTAGCAGAGGTTAAAAAGCAAAACCCCAATCTCAATTTAGACAACGTGATCGCAGGCACCATCGATACCTGGGCCTTGTGGAATCTCACAGGAGGCAAGGTTCACGCCACGGATCACAGCAATGCCAGTCGTACCCTACTGTTGAATTTAAGCCAAGGCACCTGGGATGACCATCTCCTTGATCTATTTGGCATTCCCCAGTCATTTATGCCCGCAATTCATCCCAGCTTAGGGGTCTTTGGCAAAACCGACGCCAAATTCTTGGGCCAGGAAATTCCCATTGCCGCCATCTTTGGGGATCAGCAAGCGGCCTTGTTCGCCCACGGCTGTGATCGCCCCGGCTCCCTCAAATGTACCTATGGTACCGGCTCCTTTTTGGTGGCCCATACAGGAAGTGAAATTGCTCGATCCAAGAATCGCCTGCTCTCTACCGTGGCTTGGACTCAAACAGATCATGGTCAAGTCCAAACTGGCTATGCCATCGAAGGCAGTATGTTCACCTCTGGAGCCTGCATTCAGTGGTTGCGAGATGGCCTCAAGCTCATTACCAATGCTGCCGAGACAGAAGGGTTGGCCAAAGCCGTCGAAGATAATGGCGGGGTCTATTTTGTCCCGGCCCTCAGTGGCCTCGGAGCCCCCCATTGGGATATGAGCGCTCGAGGGGCCTTTTTGGGAATTACTCGCGGGGCCCAGCGAGAGCATATGGTGCGGGCAGTATTAGAAGCGATCGCCTACCAAACCAAGGAAGTGGTCGATGCGGTCAACCAAGATTGTGGCTCTCCCATTCAGCAACTCAAAGTTGATGGTGGCGCTTGTCAGAACAATTTCTTGATGCAGTATCAAGCCGATGTCCTAGGTATTCCCGTTGAACGCCCTGTGGTTTTGGATGCTACTGCCCAAGGGGCAGCCTTTGGGGCCGGGCTAGCCATAGGGATGTGGAAAGACTATGGAGCTTTAGTCGCTGCTCGAAAAATTGATCAAGTTTTTCAACCCAGCACCAATACCCAAGCGGCTCAAGCCAATTTTAAAACCTGGCAAAAAGCAGTGGAACGCGCTAAAGATTGGGCCAACTAGTATCAACCGCGACATTTTGTTCTCGCCTTCAACTCGATGGTCGTGCATCAAACAATTGTGGGGTAGGTGAGTATGTCATCCCAATGCCAAGCTCGCGAGGCTAGATCAGCACGTTGTGCCGCCGTTGTTTTAAGCCGACTGTGTGTCCAAATCCAATTGAAATAGCTGACCACTAATCGAGCAGTGACTTTGGTTTGCGCCCACACTTTGCCAAATTTGTTCTGGCGTCGATGCCATCGACCACTGTGCTGTCGAATAATGCCATTGGTGCGTTCGAGTCGTTGAGTTCTGTCCTTGCCAATGTAATGGTCAATCTCCCAAGGCAACACTCTTTCGTACCCCCCCAATCGTCGCTATTCCAGTCCTTGCAATCGGTCTTACCTTCAGTGCTAGTCACCAGTTCATTCAATAATGAATCGGTGTGCTTGCCCACACGACACGAGAGGATCACGCCGCTTGTGTTTGCCAAGGTAATCGCCATCCAACAATCACCCATCTCTAGCTCATGGGGAAGACAGTGTTTTTGCTTTTTTTCACAAAGGACCACATTTCATCTGCACTGACATCCTCCGTTTCAACGGCTTGCACTTGGCCATTATGGAGTTGCTGAGATCGTTGGCTAGCAGCTCTTACTAGAGAGACTACAGTGTTGTAAGCTAGGCCACTGGTCCGAGTGATACCTCGAAGACTACTCCCTTCTGCATGGGCTTGGAGGACTTGTCGGACCTGCTCTGGACTCACCTGACGACGATAGTAAAGGGTATCAAAGCGTTCAGTAAAGGTCTGCTGGCACTCAGGACAACGGTATCGTTGAAGCATGTTGGGCATCTTGCCATGCTTGTGTGCTTTGGAATGACCGCATAGTGGGCATTGCATGGGTAGGTTAGAAGCTGAGCTGAGCCTCTAGTATACTCAACCCACAATTACTTGAGGCACGACCAACTCGATAACAGAAGGGTCATTTCAATTTTCCAGGCGAGAATAAAATGTCCACAATAGATCTATTAGGAATAGAATCTCGAATGAAATTTTCATCTCATCAATTTATCTACAATAAAAATTAATCAATATACAACTATTTACCTTTAAAAAAAATCTATTAATAGCTAATATAAACTCAGTTTAAATTAGTTTCTCAGTAGAGAAACGATATTATCTGCGTTAGAGAATCATCACATCCGTTAACGAATCAATATCCATTTATCGAGATGGCGTTGGCATCATTTTTTTGGCTGTAGAACCGTTTTTTCCCTAACTTAGGACTATCTAAAATATTGCCAGGTTTTCTCCTTGCAATAGGTTTGCTATGGCGCTTCTTGAACAATAGAAGCGCTATAGAGTCCTGCGTCAATTTTCGATCAGCGTCTCGGACGGATACACCCCTGTGTCTAGAGAGGTAAGACAACGCTGAGGCTTATATCGTGTTTTGCTTATCTTAATTAATAACAATGAACCATACTTCATTTGACCCAGGGCAACCGATCTTATCCGTTGCTTTTATTGATGCTGAGCTATCACAAACAGATATCTTGATCCAAGAATTAGACGTTGATCAAGTCTTTTTACTCGATGCCCCCACGGATACTATCGAAGAAATTGCCCAGACTCTGTCTCAGTTTCAAGACTTAGATAGTATTCACATCATTTCTCATGGTAGCCAAGGAACAGTCCAACTAGGCAACACAGCTTTAACTCAAAACAACCTCAATACTTACACCAATGACCTTGAAATCTGGGGCGAGGCTCTAGCAGACCATGGCGATCTATTGTTTTATGGCTGCAACATTAGCGCTGGTGATGACTTAACCTTCCTGCAAGAGATCAGTACCATCACAGAATCAGATGTTGCTGCCTCAAATGACTTAACGGGTCAAGGGGGAGATTGGTTCTTAGAATCAAGCGTGGGATTGGTAGAAACGACCGTAGCTCTGAGCAGTGCTGGCCAAGTCGCTTATCAAGGAACGCTAGCAACAATTGGTGAAAGTGGCAGGATAGACAATCTCAATCATCAATGGACTCAGATTACACTCCAAGAAACCTATACAAATCCCGTCGTCATTGCTGGACCACCCTCCTTTAATGGGCCTGATCCTTCAACCGTTCGGATCCGAAATGTAGCCAATAACAGTTTCGAGATTCGCATTGACGAGTGGGAATACCTCGATGAACGACATACCACCGAGTCCCTGGGTTATCTGGTTGTAGAGGAAGGCACACATACCCTAGCGGATGGTACCGTCCTCCAGGCTGGGAGCAGCCAGAGCAATAACAACTGGGATTCGATTGATTTTTCTACTGCATTCAATGACACGCCATTACTATTTGCCCAAACGACTAGCGAAAATGAAGCTGCCGCCGTGGCAGAGCGGCTCAGGAATGTTTCGACCACTGGCTTTGATTTAAGGTTGCAAGAGGAAGAAGCTGCGGATCAAACCCATGCTGTGGAAGCAGTGGATTGGATTGCGATCGCACCCGGTAGCGGCACCTTTAGCAGTGTCCCCTTCATTGCCAATCAAATCTCAAGTAATCATCAAGATTCCACTGCCAGCTTTGATAACGTCTTTAGCGGCAATGATATACCCGTATTTCTAGCTCAATCCAACACCAACAATGGTGGCGATCCTTTTTCGATTCGTTATCGGACCCTAGACACGACCGGCACCACCCTCTTTTTAGAAGAGGAGCAATCGAGGGAGAGGGAAACTCAGCACGTCTTTGAAGAGGTCGCTTATTTAGCACTGGGCACTGGATTGTTAGAGGTTCCAGACCCTGTTGTGGAGACCTTTTCCTTAGCTGATACTAATAATCCCATCCTGGTTAATGAATCGGCTGGCGTTGTCACCATCACAGCCATTCGTTCAGGATCAGCCCTAGCTCCAGCCACCCTTGAGTACACCACCAATGAAGTGGGTAGTTCAGACACAGCCTTAGCCGACGTAGATTTCATCACTCCCACCTTAAACGGGCGCAGCAATACAGGTGAAATTACTTTTGGCATTGGTGAAACGGTGAAGACGTTTACGATCCCCATCATTGATGACGCCCTATTGGAGGGGAACGAAATCTTCTCCGTCGGCATCCAAAACCCCAGCAACGGTGGCTTGGGAGCACCCCGCACCACCCTGGTTACAATCATTGATGATGATGCAGCTTCCACGTTATCCGTCACGGATACTGCCATTAGCGTGGAAGAAGGAACCGCAACTGCCTCGATCACGGTTCAACGGAGCGGCAATAGTTCTAGCACAGCATCCGTTGATTTCAGTACCCGTAACGGCACAGCAGTTGCTGGCGAAGACTATAGGGCAACATCCGGCACCCTAAACTTTGCCGTCGGCCAAACCACCCAAACCTTGACTATTCCTATCCTCAATGATGTCTTTGTCGAAGGAGACGAGACATTTTCCGTTACCTTAACTAACCCAAACGGTGGAGCTCTCGGGAATAACATTACCAATATCACCATTCTTGATAATGACTTGGCCTTGGGCAACCTCAATCGCACGACAGCAGTTTCAGGACTAACACAACCCACCACTCTCGATTGGACACCTGATGGTCGCTATCTGTTGGTTGCTCAAAAGGATGGAGTTGTTCAGGTCATTGATAATGGCGTGCTCCAATCCACCCCCTTAGTCGATCTATCCAGCCAGGTGAATGACACACGAGATCGCGGCTTACTAGGACTAGCCATTCATCCAGATTTTCCTAATTTACCCTATGTCTATTTACTCTATACCTACGATCCACCCGAGACCATTGGCAATACAGGCTTAGCTGCTCCAGATGCCAATGGCAATCGCCCCTCGCGGATGGTGCGGCTCACGGTCGATCCCACCACAATGGTTGCAGATCCCAATAGCTTAGTTGTCTTAGCTGGCACCAACAGTACCTGGGCCAACACCAGTCAGCCCGATAGCAACAGTACGGGCAATCTCTCTATCTCCCCCTCTGGGATTGTCAATGGCACCACCATTACCGCTCCCTCTAGCCAAATTGATCTCGGTAGCCAAGATAATGACCCGAATCGTCCAGGGACTCAAAATCAAAATATTCGGGATTACCTAGCCACCGATAGTGAATCCCATTCCATTGGTGACTTAGAATTTGGCCCCGACGGGTATTTGTATCTCAGCAATGGAGACGGCACCTCCTATAACTTCGTCGATCCTCGTGGGGTTCGAGTCCAGGACATCAACAATCTTTCCGGTAAAGTGCTCCGCATCGATCCCCTCACAGGTCAAGGGATTTCCACCAATCCCTTCTTTAATGGTGATGCCAACAGCAATCAATCCAAAGTGTTTTATTCAGGACTCCGTAACCCTTACCGCTTTACCTTTGATCCAGTGACAAACTTACCTGTGATCGGTGATGTGGGCTGGACCCAGTGGGAAGAAATTAATACTGGAATCGCCGGTTCTAATTTTGGTTGGCCTTACCTAGAAGGCCCCAATCCAACCGGTGGCTATCAAGACTTGTCCCCAGCCATCTCCTTCTACAACAATGGAAATCGAAATGATCCTGGAGATGCAGCAGCCATTTTTCCCCTCCTATCCCAGAGTCATGGAGCACCGGATAATGCCAACGCCATTACCGTCGGAGATTTTTACAATAGCAATACGCTAATGTTCGGGGATGTCAACAACGGCACCCTCTATGCAGCAACCTTCGATAATAATCGTCAAATTTCGAATGTTCAAGTCTTTGACTCTAATATTCCTTTTGTGGTGGACATGAAGATGGGGCCGGATGGTCGGCTCTATGGCGTAGATCTCGTCTCTGGAGAAATTCTGAAGTGGGAACCTGTTAATCTCATCCAATCCCCACAGCCCAATTTATCGGCATCCTTCAATAATTTTGCTAACGTATCTTCCCTCAATCTCAATGGCAGTGCATCAGGAACCAATAGCCGACTCCGTTTAACACCTGCCAGTAGCAACCGGGCTGGGAGTGCCTTTTTCAATCAGGCCTTTCAGGTAGATGGTAATACTAGCTTCTCAAGCCAGTTCCAGTTCCAAATTACGGGAGGCCAGGGTACAACTGGTGCTGACGGTTTTAGCTTAGTACTGCAAAATAGCCCTACAGGGAGCAATGCCCTGGGCGGCATTGGTGGTGGCCTCGGCTATGGAGGCATAACCAATAGTATCGCCATCGAGTTTGATACATTCAATAACGGCGCCATGGAACTCAATAGCAACCATTTATCAATCTTGAGCAATGGTAGTACCAACAATCCGTTGGCCTCAGTTAATGCTCCCTTTGATCTAAATAGTGGCAATCCTCTCACCGCTTGGGTGAACTATAACGGCACAACCAATCTCTTACAGGTCTATTTATCCAACACTAATGTCCAACCTGCTGATGCAGTATT
The Acaryochloris marina S15 genome window above contains:
- a CDS encoding DUF4347 domain-containing protein; this translates as MNHTSFDPGQPILSVAFIDAELSQTDILIQELDVDQVFLLDAPTDTIEEIAQTLSQFQDLDSIHIISHGSQGTVQLGNTALTQNNLNTYTNDLEIWGEALADHGDLLFYGCNISAGDDLTFLQEISTITESDVAASNDLTGQGGDWFLESSVGLVETTVALSSAGQVAYQGTLATIGESGRIDNLNHQWTQITLQETYTNPVVIAGPPSFNGPDPSTVRIRNVANNSFEIRIDEWEYLDERHTTESLGYLVVEEGTHTLADGTVLQAGSSQSNNNWDSIDFSTAFNDTPLLFAQTTSENEAAAVAERLRNVSTTGFDLRLQEEEAADQTHAVEAVDWIAIAPGSGTFSSVPFIANQISSNHQDSTASFDNVFSGNDIPVFLAQSNTNNGGDPFSIRYRTLDTTGTTLFLEEEQSRERETQHVFEEVAYLALGTGLLEVPDPVVETFSLADTNNPILVNESAGVVTITAIRSGSALAPATLEYTTNEVGSSDTALADVDFITPTLNGRSNTGEITFGIGETVKTFTIPIIDDALLEGNEIFSVGIQNPSNGGLGAPRTTLVTIIDDDAASTLSVTDTAISVEEGTATASITVQRSGNSSSTASVDFSTRNGTAVAGEDYRATSGTLNFAVGQTTQTLTIPILNDVFVEGDETFSVTLTNPNGGALGNNITNITILDNDLALGNLNRTTAVSGLTQPTTLDWTPDGRYLLVAQKDGVVQVIDNGVLQSTPLVDLSSQVNDTRDRGLLGLAIHPDFPNLPYVYLLYTYDPPETIGNTGLAAPDANGNRPSRMVRLTVDPTTMVADPNSLVVLAGTNSTWANTSQPDSNSTGNLSISPSGIVNGTTITAPSSQIDLGSQDNDPNRPGTQNQNIRDYLATDSESHSIGDLEFGPDGYLYLSNGDGTSYNFVDPRGVRVQDINNLSGKVLRIDPLTGQGISTNPFFNGDANSNQSKVFYSGLRNPYRFTFDPVTNLPVIGDVGWTQWEEINTGIAGSNFGWPYLEGPNPTGGYQDLSPAISFYNNGNRNDPGDAAAIFPLLSQSHGAPDNANAITVGDFYNSNTLMFGDVNNGTLYAATFDNNRQISNVQVFDSNIPFVVDMKMGPDGRLYGVDLVSGEILKWEPVNLIQSPQPNLSASFNNFANVSSLNLNGSASGTNSRLRLTPASSNRAGSAFFNQAFQVDGNTSFSSQFQFQITGGQGTTGADGFSLVLQNSPTGSNALGGIGGGLGYGGITNSIAIEFDTFNNGAMELNSNHLSILSNGSTNNPLASVNAPFDLNSGNPLTAWVNYNGTTNLLQVYLSNTNVQPADAVLSTNIDLAGALGNQAFIGFTAGTGGLVNSHEILNWSFNSIV
- the glpK gene encoding glycerol kinase GlpK, coding for MTSATYIMALDLGTTGNRAILFDQDGQIVDQAYKELPQYYPQPGWVEHDALEIWRDTRWAMETVVAQAKIDPAQIAAIGLTVQRETCLLWDKTTGQPLHKAIVWQDRRTAAYCNQLAEQGHTQDIYDRTGLVLDAYFSGSKLAWLLAEVKKQNPNLNLDNVIAGTIDTWALWNLTGGKVHATDHSNASRTLLLNLSQGTWDDHLLDLFGIPQSFMPAIHPSLGVFGKTDAKFLGQEIPIAAIFGDQQAALFAHGCDRPGSLKCTYGTGSFLVAHTGSEIARSKNRLLSTVAWTQTDHGQVQTGYAIEGSMFTSGACIQWLRDGLKLITNAAETEGLAKAVEDNGGVYFVPALSGLGAPHWDMSARGAFLGITRGAQREHMVRAVLEAIAYQTKEVVDAVNQDCGSPIQQLKVDGGACQNNFLMQYQADVLGIPVERPVVLDATAQGAAFGAGLAIGMWKDYGALVAARKIDQVFQPSTNTQAAQANFKTWQKAVERAKDWAN
- the gghA gene encoding glucosylglycerol hydrolase: MVDSAFPEPVLDDQETQVLLDWAANIDQSDATYFQTGQLLATRLGAYYREDGLTEIGFWTPGLAAEVIQSERSIYLEVFTPLEAINFRAAEQEVTWQRDRIPLILQGEYIWGVIKGLRPGTRDQAGSFYWLRYIDNQGRVKTTRDPLAYSLPYGVFAPAELYDSDRLQRQRSDLDYLKATGAQTKSRKGFLASDLKNPPPRLPAPVCILQLHVHTASPEGTLAGLTRIYQRISDKLAQGEDLTPVEQNYVGYDAIELLPMEPTIEYRLDQDNHHHEFFARPPEPTSLTDEDTQTIKITLRKPNTQNWGYDVPIIGSTATNPSVLETLRPDEIIDFIATLHNFFQGPIQVIYDLVYGHADNQCEKLISRQYLKGPNMYGQDLNHQLPAVRAILLEMQRRKNNTGADGIRVDGGQDFRFFNPLTNLVEQDDGYLRAMGNIVQEIEGNERLMFTIFEDGRPWPQEGWEETSRYLELVELEPHSYQWGPLVFAHNTPALQHFWDQKWRRVCEVMFQGSNWITGCANHDTVRRGNQIDPEGPINWHLGDTLVEVTKTAYDNPAIKLWVLGFCPGLPMEFLNANFRGAWGFFRNTDELYGVKVVSEEIGFLDWQLTPELFQPPEVFPQLKALGFTDLEMLRQFSKALQATMLESDYNLEMVAESCRRCFAGETNVCTNISLESLKHSDRPEFLNDLDVPKLKQFARAFMEDGYDFSNVKHWGDSLNPEQVAFNLAARQYRFAHPWLGENLTERDRFNRITEETYTLFYGQRSQHGPGIEQSEDIVMVSHMGGDPATVTLGDWLQLELSEWRVVLTSPGLEIGNDVESLRSFELRDTQGLLLEKIV